A stretch of the Malus domestica chromosome 08, GDT2T_hap1 genome encodes the following:
- the LOC103421163 gene encoding large ribosomal subunit protein eL37x, with protein sequence MGKGTGSFGKRRNKTHTLCVRCGRRSFHLQKSRCSACAYPAARLRKYNWSEKALRRKTTGTGRMRYLRNVPRRFKSGFLEGTQAAPRSKGSAAASS encoded by the exons ATG GGCAAAGGAACAGGAAGTTTCGGAAAGAGGAGGAACAAGACCCACACTCTCTGTGTGCGGTGCGGCCGCCGCAGCTTCCACCTCCAGAAGAGCCGCTGCTCCGCCTGCGCCTACCCTGCTGCCCGTCTCAGAAAAT ATAACTGGAGTGAGAAGGCGCTGCGCCGAAAGACTACCGGAACTGGGCGGATGAGGTACCTGAGGAATGTGCCGAGGAGGTTCAAGAGCGGCTTCCTTGAAGGTACACAGGCTGCTCCAAGGAGCAAGGGATCTGCTGCCGCTTCCTCATAA